The genomic region CCATGGTTGAGTAGGCCAAGCCAACAACATGATCAATATTGAACCTCTTCTGATGTTAATGTAACGTGGGAAGATAGAAGCCAAATCCATGCCACCAGAGATTGCATTACTGATACAGTTGACACCAAGCTGAGAAATTAGTAAACCGAGACCTGCAAAGAAGGCAGCAGCTCTGGACTTCGGAGTATAATTTAGCTGCATCCAATACATGCAGATATCATTAGGCATCCAAAAAGACTCGCCGTATTTTTCTAATAAAGCAGAAGCAGTAACAATACCCATCAAAGGAAGCACGATACCCATTACGTTGACACCGATTAGGATACCGATGTAAGCAGATCTGGGCCTTTTGTTGAAACGAGAGAAATCGGATTGGTTTGAAATACCAGCGATAATGAATGAATACCAAGCATTCAAGTTTGTGATCCAAGACCAAGCAAGGTCAGAAGAAGAGGCTGTAACCTTTGCAGTTAACAATGGTCCATTGGAACCACCATTAATAGTCACTGCCCAGATGGTGATTCCCAACCCGACAAAGAACATACAGAAAGACCCAAGGGCCAAGATATGGTCGAAGTATTCTGGTCTAATCATAAGCACCGGAGTATTGATTACCAAAAAAATCACAAACCCAATCAACTCCTGTCTCGTCATAGGTACTGATTCTGGGAAGGTATTGGGCAAATTCAAATATGTTTCACTCCACGAGGAAATGATCACATTCACACAAAGCCCTCCTAACCAAGCTTGGGAAGCAAACCACACCACGGATAAGATAGCTCTGATAAGAACACCAAAGGATGACCCACGCATTCCAAAGATGATACGCTGGAACACAGAGTACCCAATATGGTACTCTGAGCCATACACTGAGTTGATGATGGCTGCAatactgatgaagaaatttgcCAAAACAATACATCCAATGGTTTGGCGACCATTCATACCCGAAAGCGTCAATTCACCATCAGTGCCCACATCGTACAACAACAACGCTGACCCACCAGACCACGTACTAATACACAAACAAAGCAATGTCCAGTATGATGTAAAACCATATATACcccattttcttcttgaaacaGGCATAGGAACTAAATCCTTATTACTAGTTCTGTCGGATTCATCCAACACCAAAAGGTTGTGCAACTTCCCAAGAACCCCAGCCATTACaaactttcaacaatctTTAAATCCTGGTGTTTATTGCACTAGTTAAAACAATGCCTATGGAGCAGCCAAGTTAAGTACGAACGAATACGATGCGAAAAACGCACAAACCTTAGTTTATGTATCGTCTAGTATTtatgaaaaagaacagtCTATTActgagatgagatgaaccgaattgaaaaagatatACTAAGATTTGATACAAAGATTAGGCAAAAACAAACATAGAAATATATTGTCCACCAAAACAACAAACAAATGACTACTTTTAGTCTGTGCCCCCGTTCAATTTCAGAAGTATTAACGGCTGCATGGTACAAAACTCGAGACATATACAGAACCACTAGGAGACCCACAGTTTGTAGGCAAGGCTGCCTTTATTCAAAGGTAAACATTTTTCGAAggaataaagaaaaaaaattttcacCCAAAAGAAACGGACCCTCTACGGCCGTTAACAGAAACAAGCACCCGTCTCTGTAGGTTCTTTAAAGTTCTGAGTAAATCGTGCCATGCTTGCCGTGTTAGCTGGATTTGGTTTCTTAGTTTTATTTACCCAATCTACGAtaattgaatcatttttttttaatagAGTAGAATGTAGTAACCAAATTTGGCCCGTGTCATGTACTTTATTTTTGCCCACATCAGACCAGTGTGAGtttattattgttttcagATTGATTTTCGAGCTTGCCTTTAGATTTTTACGGGGTTTGGTTTTCAAGATCAGCAGCCTTTGCACCATCATGTCTCCGCAGAATGCCGAAATATGAAAGTGGTGGTTAGTTGCGAGATGCATTTTTCGAGACGCATTTCCGAGAAATTGACTACCTATTGAGTAAGGCGAAAGGGTTCTGACATTTAAGTGCATTTAACAAAACTTACTGGCTGCATCTTTGAGGCATCTTTAATACTTGCAGAAGTTGTCGTGCTAGAAAGAGCCTAGGAGGAAGGTAATTAGTGAAATAGAAAGGACAACTATCTCAGATGAAATTAATGGGTTATATAGTGTACATATAGTTTTCTATTAGTGCTGACGCGAGCAgctgtttcaatttctttaagCAAAGTGAATTCCTACTTGGTGGAATCCATACAATAACTTCAAAAAATCCGTTTGGTCGCATTTACCAGCTCTCTTCTCAGCTAATCCGGTCTCGCTCAGTACTTGCTCAATCTTTTCCTTGACTTCATTGATTAGAGAATCTCCAGAAGAGGTTGTAGGTACTGCAGACTGCGTTGCTAGGAAGGCCTTGtaattcttttccaatatctCAAGGACAGTAGTGGATTTGAATCCTGCTGCAATGGTTCTGTTTTTCCTTACAAACACTATCCGTAACAAACCGTCCCATTCATTAAAGTCAACTTGAGGTCTAGGGTTCTTGATCTCGATCCTAACTACACTTGATTCGACCTTAGGTGGCGGCCTGAAGTTGTTTTTTCCAACTTTCATTATATGTGTCACATTTGCCCACATTTGGACGTTTGCCGAAAGCCTACAGTACAAAGAATCCCCCGGTCTGGCCAACAATCTCATGGCaaattctctttgaaacaTGAGAATAGATACCCGAGGTGGTTTTGGTTGGTTTATTAACTTGAACACCAAGGGAGATGAAATCTGATATGGGGTATTACTTATACAAACATCGAAATAAGGCAATTCGGTCTTCATAAAATCCCCTAACAAGATCTCAAGTTTCTTCTCCACTGGCGTTCCATGTACACGTTTCGTCAGCTCCGCTGCCATACGAGGATCGAACTCCACGGCAACAACTTTCCTTGCTTGTTCCAAGATCCTCACTGTTAGATTACCGGTACCAGGACCAATTTCAAGCACAATATCCGATGGCTTTATTTGAGCCTTGTCCACGATACCTTGAGCAACTAACGGATTCTTTAGGATATGTTGCCCTAAATCAGTGTTAAACTTGAACACCGTAGTCAAATGCTTCTCAGCATCCACTTCTTTACCTCCAGAACTTGCTCCACTGTACTTCTTTTTAACTGCCTTGCCCATCGTTTCAGTGGATATAATTGCCAAGATACACAACTGCTTAGCTTCTTACCAATGTTATGCGATCAATTATAGACGCTATAAAATAGTGTAATTAACCCAATACGACCCGTTAAATATCTCCGCTGAGAGTCGTGTTCTCTGGTCATTTATGTATTCGATGCGATGAGCtctcaaaatttttcaaccagcctgaaaaagaaaaggttcttttcaaaggaaaaaacaAACCTTCAATAGGATCCATGCCATTCCATGTCAAGttgatatatatttacGTTCTTGGAGTTACATAATCTTGTCATCTGTTCTCATCGATGCAGAATTGAAGTTTCCTCACCACTTTGTTAGCATTAATATCATCTGTGGTCTTCGAAAAGACTTGATCCTTGTCGTTAACATGTGTTTCatgaacaaagaaatccTTTAATTTGGCGTTTCTTGGCGGAGTGATGTACTCTGGTAGCTTACGGGTATGGTTCAAGTGTAAATTAAGATGGTGTTCTTGACTAAAACCTCTATATTGGATTGTACCAGGAAACAACTCGATGTCCAAGTCTTGCAGTGGCGATATGGCTGTTCCGTTAGAGCCTCTGTTTTGAGTGGCCTGTGCTCGTACTTTCGCAAGTTTATTCTCATCTATATTCTCTAGTTCTTGCTCGTTCTCGTCGTGTACAGCTTTCCTTCTCAATGAGACGTGTCTCATTAAGGCCACTGCCCGATCTTCTTCCGATTCTTCATAAAAGGCGAATGATGAAGGATCGTCGTCACCCTTCTTCTTGGGTGACCCCCTTTTGATAGAGAAAACTTGTTTCACTGGACTCTTCTGTAGAGCCCGCTCCACGTCGAGTTTAGTCTTGATTCTTCTGGGTGAACCATGGCTTGATGTACTACCGGTTGGTTTTGTTATCGAGTTCCCAGTGCTTATTATGTTTACGTTCTTTGACGTCAGAACGgctctcttcttcagtgGAGATCTGTGTTGTATCATCTTGGTTGGGTGGCAGGCTCTATGTAAAGTGTTCCTGGTCAGACACCTTAAGATAAGTAAAGTAAAGATTTTGATCCTATTGTTCTTTTATAAAATACCTGATGACACTTTTTCTTAAGTTTTGAGACCCGCCAAATTTCCGCTAAGTATAGGAAACGCGAAATCCTCGATGCGAAATAAGACGTGAAGCTATAAAATAGAGAACGGCCTTGGAAAGTTTTCTATTATCGAGTGAATGGAACTGATTAAACAATAGTTCATTAGTATTGAATGTTATATACTGGAATTATCGTTTAATTAGCGCTGCTTAATGAGTTTATGTAAGTTGTGTATGTTGGGCGCCAATCACCATTTTAGAAGTTCCTCTTTGTAGCGTATGAATAGAGTGGAGAATATGAACTTCTCCCCTTTTATGTTGTACAACGGTAAGTGCCTATACCCTTGcttcaaataattcaaCCGTACACACGTTGTTGCGATAGTTTGCGTGGAGTTCTTGACTGTAAACCGCACGAAGTTGAACGTAGTGTTTGTAAGTGTACACTCGAACGACGCATTCCACACGGGACTGAAGCCGTTATCACGGAAGCATTTTGTCGAAAATAGTTGCGGTGAACTAAGGACAGGTACAGATACTGCTGGAGGAGCAGATGGAGTACTGAGTATTCCGTCTTCCGCGGACAAACCTGAAATAACAGTGGTTCCATTACTTTCACAAAGTGGTTCAGTCTTACCGCTGCTGCCGTTGCTATCAACGCGCTTGGTTGAGGTACTAGTAATGTTAGCAAAAGTACCATTTGAAGCATTACTCATGCTAGTAATTCCGGTAGCATGGGTAGAGTTATTGGAAGTATACCCCATTGGCTGCAAGCAGTTGGTAAGGTGAAGTGATTCCATGGTATTGTCAGTAATGAGTTCGATTTCTACGAATGGTGCTAGTATCTTGCAGTTTTGTAAGGATAACATCTGGCCAGAAATTACGTCCAAATGGATATGAATCTTCTCCCGTTTGAGCCTTTCCATAATTACTGGAATGTCCTTCATTTTATGTATCTCTTTTCGCAAGTGAGCGGGCTTCAAAACATACCCAGAATGCCAGATGGAATTTCTATCTAGTGAAACTTGGAACATTGCATGGTTCAATTGTTGTCCCAGGTCATACGTCTGCCAGTTTGTTGCGACCATTTGTACTccttctttccaaaatcGTATTGGGTTGAAATTGGAGGATTTGTACCGCAACATGTGCGGATAGATTCTCATTAAATGTCTGCGGTTATGCTTGTTGATAGCGAGTTTTTGAGTTTCATCTTTGTCAAGATTGATAAACTTCTTCTCACTTAGTGAGAAGCAATGCGTAGTGGTTTTTGATTCAGGCAACGAAAAGTTTCTGAATCTTACTCCGTGAATCCCAGATATTTCATGAACCTTGTCTGATATCATGATCTTTGTTGATAACAATAACGATTTGttgtttctctttgttGTCACTGGAACTGTTGTCGTATTTGGAGAAGTGCTACTGGTAGTACTTTTTTGTAAGCCCCGCTTCTTGATTAACCGCATGTCATTTGTTTCAGAAAGTGATTCATGAGAGGAAGAAGACGTATAGGATGAAGTTGATCCACTTATAATTTCAGACTCTACAGCATGCGTCTTCttacttttcaatataatGCGATTTTTCAGCTGCTCTGGTGATAATAGTGAAGTGTTTGGTGGAATTACGAATATAAGATCTCCCAAAATTTCCTTCATAATTTTCGTTATCATTAATTGGTAATCCTTCTTACAGTGGATCTCTAGAGATACAATAAGCGGATAAGGTGAAGTGATAAACGCATATTTTCGTATCGTTTTAACAACATCTTCTAAGGGGATTGACTGTGTGAAAAGACCATGGCATACCACAGGCCCATGATCTCCTTGCCATATGTCTATTTCGATACAACGGCATCCTTGTTGCAAAGCACGAGTATAAGCTTCGACACTTACCTCGTCCACCACTTGCTTCCCCATAAGATAAGTGTTATgagatgatgatatgaaATATTCGTTTAGCGGTCTAGAATAATCTTCTTCGAATAATTGTAGGAACGGTTGTTTTGTTAAGAATTTTAATAAACCCTCAACATCTAAAAGTTCATCAGCGGTGCAATACTTTTTGAAAATCTTATAAGCATTAGTCTGTGATATTACTTCACCTTGAACGTCACATATGAACTGGTAAAAGCTTTGAAAGTCAACCACCTTAGTATCcttatttttcatttgattCCAGATTATTTCAATCTCCGGCCTAGCTTTTAAGTACTTGACAAAATCTTGGAATTCGGGGAAATTAAGCAAACTGTTATTGTTAGTGTCCGCTTTAATGAAAAGTGCGTAAAGGTAGTTATCAGAACAGTAGATATGATATCGGTTGCAAAGTCTCTTCACATCCGCGAAACTTAACGTATCTTTGTCCTggtcttctttctttgtgGAAACACTGGTCTGCCAATGAATATTGGCGAATTGTTCATTGTTTGGAACTGCAATATCTTCCATTAGTTTCCTCCTAGAATTCACCAAATTTACTGTCGTTTCATaaaaagatttgaataCTGCAGCGTCCTCCGCAATAACATGTAAAGCCTTTAATCTGTTTTTGTTCACTGAATAGATGATAGTACACCAAAGGTCCCGTGAAGGACAAGGAACATTGTACATATCCATATAATTGGTAGCCATATCACCACTCCGTATATCTTTGATGGTATCAACGTATATCAGCTTTTTTCCGTTATTCCAACTTATTGTATTCTGGTCTATATGGAAGGTGTACCGAACACGTTTCCGTCGTGTCACCTTAAGTAGAGGCAAGTCCAATGGATCTGCCGAGAAGGACCCAAACCCAGAATCCGTTGACTCTAACCTGAGGTTGCTCGACAATGCATATGTGAGAGGGCCACCAAGTTGGGACGTCTTATTTTTGTTCGGGTTATTATTAGAATTTCCATGCCCATTAAAACTAGGTCTTCTAGAAAGAAAGCCCTTGATGCCCTTGTATATATGATCATACACAAAGGATTCCTCACTTCCCGAGGAGGGAGCAGTACTCTTCGAGCTCATATCACTATTGGACccatcttccaaagaaaggCTCCTCAAAATGCTTTGTGGCATAATAGCCTGATGTTCATCATCCACATCGTTGAACTCAAGCCTCATCGAGGGTTCAACGAGACGTTTCTGACTTGTCATCATATAGCAGGAAACCATAAACGGATCCATTGTGTATCCGAGTATGTGGTAGCAATCAAGATGTTGTAGCACTTCTTAAACGGTACCTTGAAAGCAGTATGCTTATTTTACCCCAGAGTTCAGATCCTGTACATAAGAGAGTCGAAAGCTGTTTTGTCACGGTTATGATTTATTCGATattgaaaggaaaacaGGACACAGAAATAAATGATGCCAGGTAACAggaggaaaagaagaacaggTTATGTCTTGCGATCAACTAGGATTTCAAAACGTAATTCACGTGAATACAGTCGATCGATACACTTTGAATGTATCTTTCAACCATAGAGCTCCCTTATGCAATAGTATCCCGATCACGTGCGGAGCTCCATCTATaagttcaagaaatacGAGATCCCGTCTCATGCACTGGCGCATCGAATTGAAGCACTTCTCatgatcacgtgattaaTTTAATGAGCAGCATGattattttgaatattctggaatatatatatcaattatGCATGCACTTGGTGTTCCCTGCCGAGGCTACTGCTTTCCTGTGGATGTTCCTGGGAAATGAAGTAGCCGATTCTATGCGATACGACATGAACCTCAGTTATGTCCTTTAACACATAGATTGATATATTTGGTCTCTTTCAGAAGCCATCACCAATTCAAATATGTATCTGGACAATACTCCGTGACAAGATTCACTAGTTCAACATATGCGCTATAAGTACTGTTCTACATATTTGCCGACCTGGTAATAAACCCTTCCATCAAAAGGAAGTGAAGATATGTTGTCATCTACAAAGTTAAACGTACGCCCATAAAAAATGACATGTCACTCACTCTCGCTTACTATTATGCACTGCTTATTTTAGCTACTCTTGCTACTGCAACCGCAGTCCCTCAATATACATTCTATGAAGACCACAATGACTTCCGTGTCTCATACAATCTCCCTACTGATGTTCGGGATAAATACAACATATTACGCGATAACTCATCTTTAAACTATTCAATGATTGGCAATTACGGCGTTGCCACGTATGTTAATTTAGTAAACATGTTACCTAAATCAATTGAACCTATGAAGATAGGTGAGACTATGAACTATCATATTAGAAATAATATATCAGATGTTAGCAGCGTCATTGCTGCATTGGGCCTCGACTGTGTAGTTCTTGATGACAAGTTAAATGAATTCTTTAATAGTACTCCAATTAGAAAATCTTATGATGATAGTTATATCTCCAAACGTAATGAACAATGTTCAGACGGATGGTGGTTTAACCATTATGATAGCCTTATTAAGATGTACGAAAGAAGAGGTAATTTAAAGGCATGGTTAAGAGAACACTTTTGGATAAATACAACTAGCTTCATTAAATTAGGGCGGAACATGGCGACAGTTTGTAACTATATAGCTGGCGCACTTAAGCGTGGCTCAACCAAGACAAGTTGCAATGGCTTTTCTTACTGGTTGAACCTTGATGCACTTGGTGAAGATAGATTAACATATATGGTGGGAATTGCGCCTTTCACATCTGGAAAGAATTGTGATACACAGGTTTCGATTGATTCCATCAAGGCCCTTATTTCTAATTGGTTAATAGATACGGCTGACCATAACATGGCACCTTATTGTACTAGGTTTCATGATGCTGGTAGTTGGTGGGCCGATGTAAGATTAATCGTATGGGATGAGACAGCTAATGTCGAGGCCAGATTATTTGGGCTAGTCCTTGCCAAAGCTATTAGTTAGTATCACAAATGAATAACATGGAATTGAGGAAGTTCACTACTTCAATATGAAACATCTACGTATTATCtaacaaaaataaaagaataTAACAATGAATAGAATACTAAAAAGAACCTGACATTCAAGATCCTGAACATTATTATCTCTCTCCGTTGAGTGTGCTTCGTAGGTTGACAAGAGTCATTA from Kluyveromyces lactis strain NRRL Y-1140 chromosome D complete sequence harbors:
- the ACM1 gene encoding Acm1p (similar to uniprot|Q08981 Saccharomyces cerevisiae YPL267W ACM1 Protein of unknown function potential Cdc28p substrate), coding for MIQHRSPLKKRAVLTSKNVNIISTGNSITKPTGSTSSHGSPRRIKTKLDVERALQKSPVKQVFSIKRGSPKKKGDDDPSSFAFYEESEEDRAVALMRHVSLRRKAVHDENEQELENIDENKLAKVRAQATQNRGSNGTAISPLQDLDIELFPGTIQYRGFSQEHHLNLHLNHTRKLPEYITPPRNAKLKDFFVHETHVNDKDQVFSKTTDDINANKVVRKLQFCIDENR
- the PLC1 gene encoding phosphatidylinositol phospholipase C (similar to uniprot|Q75C92 Ashbya gossypii ACR024W ACR024Wp and weakly similar to YPL268W uniprot|P32383 Saccharomyces cerevisiae YPL268W PLC1 Phosphoinositide-specific phospholipase C hydrolyzes phosphatidylinositol 4 5-biphosphate (PIP2) to generate inositol 1 4 5-triphosphate (IP3) and 1 2-diacylglycerol (DAG) involved in kinetochore function and pseudohyphal differentiation) produces the protein MDPFMVSCYMMTSQKRLVEPSMRLEFNDVDDEHQAIMPQSILRSLSLEDGSNSDMSSKSTAPSSGSEESFVYDHIYKGIKGFLSRRPSFNGHGNSNNNPNKNKTSQLGGPLTYALSSNLRLESTDSGFGSFSADPLDLPLLKVTRRKRVRYTFHIDQNTISWNNGKKLIYVDTIKDIRSGDMATNYMDMYNVPCPSRDLWCTIIYSVNKNRLKALHVIAEDAAVFKSFYETTVNLVNSRRKLMEDIAVPNNEQFANIHWQTSVSTKKEDQDKDTLSFADVKRLCNRYHIYCSDNYLYALFIKADTNNNSLLNFPEFQDFVKYLKARPEIEIIWNQMKNKDTKVVDFQSFYQFICDVQGEVISQTNAYKIFKKYCTADELLDVEGLLKFLTKQPFLQLFEEDYSRPLNEYFISSSHNTYLMGKQVVDEVSVEAYTRALQQGCRCIEIDIWQGDHGPVVCHGLFTQSIPLEDVVKTIRKYAFITSPYPLIVSLEIHCKKDYQLMITKIMKEILGDLIFVIPPNTSLLSPEQLKNRIILKSKKTHAVESEIISGSTSSYTSSSSHESLSETNDMRLIKKRGLQKSTTSSTSPNTTTVPVTTKRNNKSLLLSTKIMISDKVHEISGIHGVRFRNFSLPESKTTTHCFSLSEKKFINLDKDETQKLAINKHNRRHLMRIYPHMLRYKSSNFNPIRFWKEGVQMVATNWQTYDLGQQLNHAMFQVSLDRNSIWHSGYVLKPAHLRKEIHKMKDIPVIMERLKREKIHIHLDVISGQMLSLQNCKILAPFVEIELITDNTMESLHLTNCLQPMGYTSNNSTHATGITSMSNASNGTFANITSTSTKRVDSNGSSGKTEPLCESNGTTVISGLSAEDGILSTPSAPPAVSVPVLSSPQLFSTKCFRDNGFSPVWNASFECTLTNTTFNFVRFTVKNSTQTIATTCVRLNYLKQGYRHLPLYNIKGEKFIFSTLFIRYKEELLKW
- the DIM1 gene encoding putative dimethyladenosine transferase (highly similar to uniprot|P41819 Saccharomyces cerevisiae YPL266W DIM1 Essential 18S rRNA dimethylase responsible for conserved m6(2)Am6(2)A dimethylation in 3'-terminal loop of 18 S rRNA part of 90S and 40S pre-particles in nucleolus involved in pre-ribosomal RNA processing), which codes for MGKAVKKKYSGASSGGKEVDAEKHLTTVFKFNTDLGQHILKNPLVAQGIVDKAQIKPSDIVLEIGPGTGNLTVRILEQARKVVAVEFDPRMAAELTKRVHGTPVEKKLEILLGDFMKTELPYFDVCISNTPYQISSPLVFKLINQPKPPRVSILMFQREFAMRLLARPGDSLYCRLSANVQMWANVTHIMKVGKNNFRPPPKVESSVVRIEIKNPRPQVDFNEWDGLLRIVFVRKNRTIAAGFKSTTVLEILEKNYKAFLATQSAVPTTSSGDSLINEVKEKIEQVLSETGLAEKRAGKCDQTDFLKLLYGFHQVGIHFA
- a CDS encoding uncharacterized protein (no similarity), producing the protein MSLTLAYYYALLILATLATATAVPQYTFYEDHNDFRVSYNLPTDVRDKYNILRDNSSLNYSMIGNYGVATYVNLVNMLPKSIEPMKIGETMNYHIRNNISDVSSVIAALGLDCVVLDDKLNEFFNSTPIRKSYDDSYISKRNEQCSDGWWFNHYDSLIKMYERRGNLKAWLREHFWINTTSFIKLGRNMATVCNYIAGALKRGSTKTSCNGFSYWLNLDALGEDRLTYMVGIAPFTSGKNCDTQVSIDSIKALISNWLIDTADHNMAPYCTRFHDAGSWWADVRLIVWDETANVEARLFGLVLAKAIS
- a CDS encoding nucleobase cation symporter-1 family protein (weakly similar to uniprot|Q08579 YOR192C Saccharomyces cerevisiae Hypothetical ORF) gives rise to the protein MAGVLGKLHNLLVLDESDRTSNKDLVPMPVSRRKWGIYGFTSYWTLLCLCISTWSGGSALLLYDVGTDGELTLSGMNGRQTIGCIVLANFFISIAAIINSVYGSEYHIGYSVFQRIIFGMRGSSFGVLIRAILSVVWFASQAWLGGLCVNVIISSWSETYLNLPNTFPESVPMTRQELIGFVIFLVINTPVLMIRPEYFDHILALGSFCMFFVGLGITIWAVTINGGSNGPLLTAKVTASSSDLAWSWITNLNAWYSFIIAGISNQSDFSRFNKRPRSAYIGILIGVNVMGIVLPLMGIVTASALLEKYGESFWMPNDICMYWMQLNYTPKSRAAAFFAGLGLLISQLGVNCISNAISGGMDLASIFPRYINIRRGSILIMLLAWPTQPWLFYNATSTFLTVMSSFTVFITPLTAMFVCDYFVIRKGVIKLSDCYDDSPSSIYWFQYGINWKNILCFLCGAAPGLPGLINAANPNIPINTGIEHFFQGSFIFQFAVTFALYYIINTIFKPTVGETDQIDYYHTFTERELQEKNMIADDQEDIGVHSIDSSNYLADPTEVSLRNLKINSPEKSDSTDVVL
- a CDS encoding uncharacterized protein (some similarities with uniprot|Q12090 Saccharomyces cerevisiae YLR107W REX3 RNA exonuclease; required for maturation of the RNA component of RNase MRP; functions redundantly with Rnh70p and Rex2p in processing of U5 snRNA and RNase P RNA; member of RNase D family of exonucleases); its protein translation is MHLNVRTLSPYSIGSQFLGNASRKMHLATNHHFHISAFCGDMMVQRLLILKTKPRKNLKASSKINLKTIINSHWSDVGKNKVHDTGQIWLLHSTLLKKNDSIIVDWVNKTKKPNPANTASMARFTQNFKEPTETGACFC